From the Azospirillum formosense genome, one window contains:
- the betC gene encoding choline-sulfatase, translating into MSRPPNILFIMADQMAAPALPFHGHPVVKTPNLSRLAADGVVFDNAYCNYPLCAPSRFALLSGRLPSAIGAFDNAAEFASSVPTFVHYARAAGYRTCLSGKMHFVGADQLHGFEERLTTDVYPADFGWTPDWGNGALAYDWSHHMASVVEAGPCHRSLQIDFDEETAHQAVQKIYDYGRTADEAPFLLAVSFTHPHDPFNCLPEHWDLYDHAAIDLPSVPPIPPERLDPHSRRLHYMDGLHRYDLTDERVRTARHAYYGSISYVDELVGRLLTALERAGLAQDTIVVFTGDHGEMLGERGMWYKMTFFEWSSRVPLLVHAPGRWAPRRVSAPVSHVDLFPTILDLLDGRAPLPVDPFDGESLLPLLAGSARGAGRTIFAEYLGEGTLNPAFMVRRGRYKYIACDGDPPQLYDLEADPKELVNRAGARDLAAIEADLSASVARRWNAPALRRAVIESQNRRLFVHKVLLTGRHTPWDYQPHRNAATAYVRNFGVAEDALKALARLPAVEPVPPDRPDA; encoded by the coding sequence GTGTCGCGGCCCCCCAACATCCTGTTCATCATGGCCGACCAGATGGCGGCCCCCGCCCTGCCCTTCCACGGTCATCCGGTCGTCAAGACGCCGAACCTGTCGCGGCTGGCCGCGGACGGCGTGGTGTTCGACAACGCCTACTGCAACTACCCGCTCTGCGCGCCGTCGCGCTTCGCGCTGCTGTCGGGGCGGCTGCCCTCGGCCATCGGCGCCTTCGACAACGCGGCGGAGTTCGCCTCCTCCGTACCGACCTTCGTGCATTACGCCCGCGCCGCCGGCTACCGCACCTGCCTGTCGGGCAAGATGCATTTCGTCGGCGCCGACCAGCTCCACGGCTTCGAGGAGCGGCTGACCACCGACGTCTATCCCGCCGATTTCGGCTGGACGCCCGATTGGGGGAACGGGGCGCTGGCCTACGACTGGTCCCATCACATGGCGAGCGTGGTCGAGGCCGGCCCCTGCCACCGCAGCCTGCAGATCGACTTCGACGAGGAGACCGCCCATCAGGCGGTGCAGAAGATCTACGATTACGGCCGCACCGCAGACGAGGCGCCCTTCCTCCTGGCGGTGTCCTTCACGCATCCGCACGACCCCTTCAACTGCCTGCCGGAACACTGGGACCTCTACGACCACGCGGCGATCGACCTGCCGTCTGTGCCGCCCATCCCCCCGGAGCGGCTCGATCCGCACAGCCGACGGCTCCATTACATGGATGGGCTGCACCGCTACGACCTGACGGATGAGCGGGTGCGCACCGCCCGCCACGCCTATTACGGCTCCATCAGCTATGTGGACGAGCTGGTCGGTCGCCTGCTGACGGCGCTGGAACGCGCCGGGCTGGCCCAGGACACCATCGTCGTCTTCACCGGCGACCATGGCGAGATGCTGGGCGAGCGGGGCATGTGGTACAAGATGACCTTCTTCGAATGGTCGTCCCGCGTGCCGCTGCTCGTCCACGCTCCGGGACGCTGGGCACCGCGCCGGGTGTCGGCCCCGGTGTCGCACGTCGATCTGTTCCCCACCATCCTCGACCTGCTGGACGGCCGGGCGCCGCTGCCGGTCGACCCGTTCGACGGCGAAAGCCTGCTGCCCCTGCTCGCCGGTTCGGCGCGCGGCGCCGGCCGCACCATCTTCGCGGAGTATCTGGGGGAGGGAACGCTGAACCCCGCCTTCATGGTGCGGCGCGGCCGCTACAAATACATCGCCTGCGACGGCGACCCGCCGCAGCTCTACGATCTGGAGGCCGACCCGAAGGAGCTGGTCAACCGCGCTGGCGCGCGCGATCTCGCCGCCATCGAGGCCGATCTGTCCGCATCCGTCGCGCGGCGCTGGAACGCGCCGGCCCTGCGCCGGGCGGTGATCGAGAGTCAGAACCGGCGGCTGTTCGTCCACAAGGTGCTGCTGACCGGGCGCCACACGCCGTGGGATTACCAACCCCACCGCAACGCCGCCACCGCCTATGTCCGCAATTTCGGGGTCGCCGAGGACGCGCTGAAGGCGCTGGCCCGCCTGCCGGCAGTGGAACCGGTGCCGCCCGACCGTCCCGACGCCTGA
- a CDS encoding ABC transporter permease subunit, which translates to MTDAARTTTEPLTEPATRPRTVALRPFGLDGARTGPISAATGLLLIALWFLVSHYRLVTPLFLPAPGEVAAQFLAILEDGYAGATLGEHVSASLLRILAAALIAASLGIPLGLAMGLNRWAKGVLDTPIEFYWPLPPLAYLPLMIIWLGIGEVSKIALLTLAMFAPICLSAQAGVRSLPIERVNAALSLGATRWQLFRAIVLPSALPEILTGLRIAIGVGWSTLVAAELIAATRGIGFMIMSASHFLATDVVFVGIGIIAAWAFAFSYGMRLLESWLVPWKGKT; encoded by the coding sequence ATGACCGACGCCGCCCGCACGACCACCGAACCACTGACCGAACCCGCAACCCGCCCCCGGACCGTCGCGCTGCGGCCCTTTGGGCTGGACGGCGCGCGGACCGGACCGATCAGCGCGGCCACCGGGCTCCTGCTGATCGCCCTGTGGTTCCTGGTGTCGCATTACCGGCTGGTGACGCCGCTGTTCCTGCCCGCGCCGGGGGAGGTGGCCGCCCAGTTCCTCGCCATCCTGGAGGACGGCTACGCCGGCGCCACGCTTGGGGAGCATGTGTCGGCGAGCCTGCTGCGCATCCTCGCCGCGGCGCTGATCGCGGCGTCGCTCGGCATTCCGCTGGGGCTGGCGATGGGGCTGAACCGCTGGGCCAAGGGCGTCCTCGACACCCCCATCGAGTTCTACTGGCCGCTGCCGCCGCTGGCCTACCTGCCGCTGATGATCATCTGGCTGGGCATCGGGGAGGTGTCGAAGATCGCCCTGCTGACGCTGGCGATGTTCGCCCCGATCTGCCTGTCGGCGCAGGCCGGCGTGCGGTCGCTGCCCATCGAGCGGGTCAATGCGGCCCTGTCGCTGGGGGCCACGCGCTGGCAGCTCTTCCGCGCCATCGTGCTGCCCAGCGCCCTGCCGGAGATCCTGACCGGCCTGCGCATCGCGATCGGCGTCGGCTGGAGCACGCTGGTCGCCGCGGAGCTGATCGCGGCGACGCGCGGCATCGGCTTCATGATCATGTCCGCCTCGCATTTCCTGGCCACCGACGTGGTGTTCGTCGGCATCGGCATCATCGCCGCCTGGGCCTTCGCCTTCTCCTACGGGATGCGCCTGCTGGAATCCTGGCTGGTGCCGTGGAAGGGCAAGACCTGA
- a CDS encoding aliphatic sulfonate ABC transporter substrate-binding protein, producing MTSLFQRRAVLGALFAAALSSLLPGAARAADRVTEIRLDHAYYNPVSLVLKEKGWLEEELKKDGIAVRWVLSLGSNKALEFLNAGSLDFGSTAGAAALIARINGNPIKSVYVYSKPEWTALVTGPDSAITKVEDLKGKRVAVTRGTDPHIFLVRTLAQHKLTDKDIKLVLLQHQDGRLALEKGDVDAWAGLDPLMAQAEIDNGAKLFHRNAAANTWGVLNVREEFAKQQPELVARVLRAYERARAHALANPADLKATIATAAKLSEPVAARQLERTDLSHGAIGAEQADTVLQAGLALQESGVLGADVDVKGAVAALIDPSFSKALSQ from the coding sequence GTGACGAGCCTGTTCCAGCGCCGCGCCGTGCTCGGCGCCCTGTTCGCCGCCGCCCTGTCCAGCCTTCTGCCGGGCGCCGCCCGCGCCGCCGACAGGGTGACGGAAATCCGCCTCGACCACGCCTACTACAACCCGGTCAGCCTCGTGCTGAAGGAAAAGGGCTGGCTGGAGGAGGAGCTGAAGAAGGACGGGATCGCCGTTCGCTGGGTGCTCAGCCTCGGCTCCAACAAGGCCTTGGAGTTCCTCAACGCCGGCAGCCTGGATTTCGGCTCGACCGCCGGAGCGGCGGCGCTGATCGCGCGGATCAACGGCAATCCCATCAAATCGGTCTACGTCTATTCCAAGCCGGAATGGACCGCCCTGGTCACCGGCCCGGACAGCGCCATCACGAAGGTCGAGGACCTGAAGGGCAAGCGCGTCGCCGTCACCCGCGGCACCGACCCGCACATCTTCCTGGTCCGCACGCTCGCCCAGCACAAGCTGACCGACAAGGACATCAAGCTGGTCCTGCTGCAGCACCAGGACGGCCGGCTGGCGCTGGAGAAGGGCGACGTGGACGCCTGGGCCGGGCTCGACCCGCTGATGGCCCAGGCGGAGATCGACAACGGCGCCAAGCTGTTCCACCGCAACGCCGCCGCCAACACATGGGGCGTCCTGAACGTGCGGGAGGAGTTCGCCAAGCAGCAGCCGGAACTGGTCGCCCGCGTGCTGCGCGCCTACGAGAGGGCCCGCGCCCACGCGCTCGCCAACCCGGCGGACCTGAAGGCGACCATCGCCACCGCCGCCAAGCTGTCGGAACCGGTTGCCGCGCGCCAGCTGGAGCGCACCGACCTCAGCCACGGCGCCATCGGCGCGGAGCAGGCCGACACGGTCCTCCAGGCCGGCCTTGCCCTTCAGGAAAGCGGCGTTCTGGGCGCTGACGTGGACGTGAAGGGAGCCGTCGCGGCGCTGATCGACCCGTCCTTCTCCAAGGCGCTGAGCCAGTAA
- a CDS encoding ABC transporter permease has protein sequence MTAIEPALDRREAGAAPRASGPERPGTAPRRRWLNGLAGLIVPLALAFGWEIAVTQGWGNGRLLPPPSRILSTLSGLWRSGDLATHVTATLGRVGLGFLFGVLAGTLLGALTGYLTWARRLLDPTLQALRSIPSIAWVPLFILWFGIFETSKVILIAVGVFFPIYLALSGAILDVDRKLVEVGRIFRLSGPALVWRILLPAALPAYALALRAGLGLGWMFVVAAEFMGASEGLGFLLTDGQMTGQPATILASIVAFAVLGKLTDGLLAALSRPLLRWQDSFKPEG, from the coding sequence GTGACCGCCATCGAACCGGCGCTGGACCGGCGGGAGGCCGGGGCCGCTCCGCGGGCATCCGGGCCGGAGAGGCCCGGCACGGCGCCCCGCCGCCGTTGGCTGAACGGGCTGGCCGGCCTGATCGTCCCGCTGGCCCTGGCGTTCGGTTGGGAAATCGCCGTGACGCAGGGCTGGGGCAACGGGCGCCTGTTGCCGCCGCCCAGCCGCATCCTGTCCACCCTGTCGGGCCTGTGGCGGTCCGGCGACCTGGCCACCCATGTGACGGCGACGCTGGGCCGGGTGGGGTTGGGCTTCCTGTTCGGGGTGCTGGCGGGGACGCTGCTGGGGGCGCTCACCGGTTATCTGACCTGGGCGCGCCGCCTGCTCGACCCCACTCTGCAGGCGCTGCGATCCATCCCGTCGATCGCCTGGGTGCCGCTGTTCATCCTGTGGTTCGGCATCTTCGAGACCTCGAAGGTCATCCTGATCGCGGTCGGCGTCTTCTTCCCGATCTATCTGGCCCTGTCCGGCGCCATCCTGGACGTGGACCGCAAGCTGGTGGAGGTGGGGCGCATCTTCCGCCTGTCCGGGCCGGCGCTGGTGTGGCGCATCCTGCTGCCGGCGGCCCTGCCCGCCTACGCGCTGGCGCTGCGGGCCGGGCTGGGACTGGGCTGGATGTTCGTGGTGGCGGCGGAGTTCATGGGAGCCAGCGAGGGGCTGGGCTTCCTGCTGACCGACGGGCAGATGACCGGCCAGCCGGCGACCATCCTCGCCTCCATCGTCGCCTTCGCGGTGCTGGGCAAGCTGACCGACGGGCTGCTGGCCGCCCTGTCCCGCCCGCTCCTGCGCTGGCAGGATTCCTTCAAACCGGAGGGTTGA
- a CDS encoding ABC transporter ATP-binding protein yields MLRVQNASVFFPGRDGGMVHALDRASLDIDANSIVVALGASGCGKSTLLNAIAGFLPLSDGRITLDGRPVDRPGADRGVVFQKDTLLPWKSVLDNVALGLDFAGLPLRERRDRAAELLRLVGLEGFARSAPHELSGGMRQRVGIARALATDPKILLMDEPFGALDSLTREQMQELLVDVWARTGKRIFFITHSIEEALFLGTTVVVMSPRPGRIVARFDLDFVRRFAAERDVRAILSDPEFGDLHNRIRDLVHRPHHATVHRGETLQ; encoded by the coding sequence ATGCTCCGGGTGCAGAACGCCAGCGTGTTCTTTCCAGGCCGTGACGGCGGGATGGTCCACGCGCTGGACCGCGCGTCGCTGGACATCGACGCCAACAGCATCGTCGTCGCGCTGGGCGCGTCGGGCTGCGGCAAGTCCACGCTGCTGAACGCCATCGCCGGCTTCCTTCCGCTGTCGGACGGCCGCATCACGCTGGACGGCCGGCCGGTGGACCGCCCCGGCGCCGACCGCGGCGTGGTGTTTCAGAAGGACACGCTGCTGCCCTGGAAGAGCGTGCTGGACAATGTGGCGCTCGGCCTGGATTTCGCCGGCCTTCCTTTGCGGGAACGCCGGGACCGCGCCGCGGAGCTGCTGCGCCTCGTCGGGCTGGAGGGCTTCGCCAGATCGGCCCCGCACGAGCTGTCCGGCGGCATGCGCCAGCGCGTCGGCATCGCCCGCGCGCTGGCCACCGACCCGAAGATCCTGCTGATGGACGAGCCGTTCGGCGCGCTCGACAGCCTGACGCGGGAGCAGATGCAGGAACTGCTGGTCGACGTCTGGGCGCGCACCGGCAAGCGCATCTTCTTCATCACCCACTCCATCGAGGAGGCGCTGTTCCTCGGCACGACGGTGGTGGTGATGTCGCCGCGCCCCGGCCGGATCGTCGCCCGCTTCGACCTCGATTTCGTCCGACGCTTCGCCGCCGAACGGGACGTGCGCGCCATCCTGTCCGACCCGGAGTTCGGGGATCTGCACAACCGCATCCGCGACCTCGTCCACCGTCCGCATCACGCGACGGTCCACCGCGGGGAGACGCTGCAATGA
- the tauD gene encoding taurine dioxygenase produces MPDIALPSLSITPVSPAIGARVEGLDLTHPLSDAEAAALERALVAHQVLFFENQPLTPAAQRAFAARFGSLHVHPVYPNVPEQPEIMVLDTGPHNVTDNDVWHTDVTCIETPPAIVALSGKRIPPSGGDTVWASNIAAYNGLSEPLRRLLDPLTALHDFTKSFPEWRHSGDPETHARWRAARDRHPPVIHPVVRVHPVSGAKALFVNENFTARIVGLSDRESAAILDLLFNHISRPEFTVRWRWKADDLVLWDNRSTQHYAVNDYLPHSRLMHRATVLGDRPVGP; encoded by the coding sequence ATGCCCGACATTGCTCTGCCCAGCCTGTCCATCACCCCCGTCAGCCCAGCCATCGGCGCGCGGGTTGAGGGGCTGGACCTCACCCACCCGCTGAGCGACGCGGAGGCCGCCGCGCTGGAGCGCGCGCTGGTCGCCCACCAGGTGCTGTTCTTCGAGAACCAACCCCTGACGCCCGCGGCCCAGCGCGCCTTCGCCGCCCGCTTCGGCAGCCTGCACGTCCATCCCGTCTATCCCAACGTGCCCGAACAGCCGGAGATCATGGTGCTCGACACCGGTCCGCACAACGTGACGGACAACGACGTCTGGCACACCGACGTGACCTGCATCGAGACGCCGCCGGCCATCGTGGCGCTGTCGGGCAAGCGGATCCCGCCCAGCGGCGGCGACACCGTGTGGGCCAGCAACATCGCCGCCTACAACGGCCTGTCGGAGCCGCTGCGCCGTCTGCTCGACCCGCTGACCGCGCTGCACGACTTCACCAAATCCTTCCCCGAATGGCGGCACAGCGGCGACCCGGAGACGCACGCGCGCTGGCGCGCGGCCCGCGACCGCCACCCGCCGGTGATCCACCCGGTGGTCCGCGTCCATCCGGTGAGCGGCGCCAAGGCGCTGTTCGTGAACGAGAACTTCACCGCGCGCATCGTCGGGCTGAGCGACCGCGAGAGCGCCGCGATCCTCGACCTGCTGTTCAACCACATCAGCCGCCCGGAATTCACCGTGCGCTGGCGGTGGAAGGCCGACGACCTCGTGCTATGGGACAACCGCTCCACCCAGCATTACGCGGTCAACGACTACCTGCCGCACAGCCGCCTGATGCACCGCGCCACCGTGCTGGGCGACCGGCCCGTCGGACCCTGA